One Nicotiana sylvestris chromosome 12, ASM39365v2, whole genome shotgun sequence genomic window carries:
- the LOC104248600 gene encoding uncharacterized protein, translated as MSRLAVCGPSASLLPIQSPCSSSSTSICHWAPRLRRKAHLRRKATVFCSADEVDFKVLTSVTSSYNNIVILDTPDSRVLLLDSSNNVHSILHKGKKWTDAYWDEFATLPAIVPRGPIAIFGLGGATAAHLMLELWPSLQLVGWEIDEILIEKAREYLGLSDLEKHNEGGGVLEVHIGDVFSPSVTIPGGYAGIIVDLFSDGKVLPQLQEVTTWLEMNKMLMPNGRLMVNCGAATKEWSNTSSEMIQPEISEKDDPRELNATINALCKAFPGQVSWKKLPKRAGENFLALTGPLPDLAIWSARFPDQLSSSVKEWRSCMPS; from the exons ATGAGCAGGCTTGCTGTATGCGGCCCTTCGGCGAGCCTATTACCCATTCAAAGCCCCTGCTCCTCTTCCAGTACCTCTATTTGCCATTGGGCTCCGCGTTTAAGGAGGAAGGCGCATTTGAGAAGAAAGGCGACAGTATTCTGCTCGGCAGATGAAGTGGATTTCAAGGTGCTCACCTCTGTCACAAGTAGTTATAATAACATAGTTATCCTCGACACTCCCGACTCACGTGTGCTGCTTCTTGACTCTTCCA ATAATGTGCATAGCATTCTTCACAAGGGAAAGAAATGGACTGATGCATATTGG GATGAGTTTGCCACCTTGCCGGCCATTGTTCCAAGGGGTCCCATCGCTATTTTTGGCCTG GGGGGCGCAACTGCTGCACATTTGATGCTTGAACTATGGCCTTCTTTGCAGCTTGTTGGATGGGAGATAGATGAAATT TTGATTGAAAAAGCAAGAGAATATCTTGGGCTCTCTGATCTGGAGAAACATAATGAAGGTGGCGGTGTATTGGAAGTTCATATTGGAGATGTATTTTCTCCATCTGTTACTATTCCTGGAGGTTATGCAG GTATAATAGTTGATTTGTTTTCTGATGGAAAGGTTTTGCCCCAACTGCAAGAG GTCACAACTTGGTTGGAGATGAATAAGATGTTGATGCCCAATGGTCGGCTCATGGTGAATTGTGGTGCTGCTACCAAAGAATGGTCTAATACTTCTTCTGAAATGATCCAACCAGAAATTTCCGAAAAGGATGATCCTAGGGAACTAAACGCAACTATCAACGCATTATGCAAGGCATTTCCTGGGCAG GTAAGCTGGAAAAAGTTGCCAAAGAGAGCAGGAGAAAATTTTCTTGCGCTGACAGGACCATTACCAGATTTGGCTATTTGGTCTGCTCGTTTCCCGGATCAATTAAGCTCAAGTGTCAAAGAATGGAGAAGTTGCATGCCTTCGTGA